In Alkalihalobacterium alkalinitrilicum, a genomic segment contains:
- a CDS encoding FdhF/YdeP family oxidoreductase has protein sequence MGKTKHPGPMKKAKMPDPKLWVSPVPFGLGKLKPKHIRDSFKIAWDNKDNLGYASRIITKGVCDGCALGVSGLYDQTLTGPHLCTTRLNVLRLNTMPAIKEDILHADIDELRKYDSTELRQLGRIPYPLIRRKGERKFSRLTWDDAIDMIAGKMKKLNPKQYAFYLTSRGITNESYYVAAKVARFLGANNIDNASRICHSPSKTALKRSIGVGASTVNYQDWIGTDVLLFWGSVASNSSPVSSKYMLEAKKKGTKIIMINPYKEPAMEKYWIPSNAESALFGTKLADDFYQVNIGGDIAFMHGIMKHWFDMEENSYGSAVNHEFVEQHVNGYEELKATVEAQKWEDIIKSSGISKERIIELAELLARSKNAVFAWALGLTMHSFATDNISQVANLALLRGYLGRKHAGLMPFRGHSSVQGSGEMGADPFVLPGGDFYGENIERIEKLWGFTLPKWQGDTVGITLENIVLPEGHERKVKLYYMSGGNFLETMPDPHFVEKALSELEIRVHQDIILNTSTLVDAKEAVIVLPAKTRYEQEGGGTSTSTERMVYFSPEIEGNKNRIEEARTEWKIYIDLAKRVNSKMAHLVDFKDANDVREEIAKANPSYEGVQHLKKQGDVFQWGGAWLCEDGICPTPDGRGNLVPVEIPDLGKSKGQYLLTTRRGKQFNSMVYSKKDPFNAASRYDVLMNAEDAKTLSIAEGEGVVVYNGFGVFQGRAKFVDIARGNVEVHFPEGNFLLPRGRYEKFAGIPDYNIAVSVEKADRFNARKDRKYLEKPVEDLETTVG, from the coding sequence ATGGGAAAAACAAAACATCCAGGTCCAATGAAAAAAGCAAAAATGCCAGATCCAAAACTGTGGGTAAGTCCCGTTCCATTCGGATTAGGAAAATTAAAACCAAAGCACATTCGTGATTCGTTTAAAATTGCTTGGGATAATAAAGATAACTTAGGGTATGCATCAAGAATTATTACAAAAGGGGTTTGTGATGGTTGTGCTCTAGGAGTATCTGGTCTTTACGACCAAACACTTACAGGGCCACACCTATGCACAACGCGTTTAAACGTTCTTCGTTTGAATACAATGCCAGCGATTAAGGAAGACATTTTACATGCTGATATTGATGAGTTACGAAAATATGATAGTACCGAATTACGTCAATTAGGAAGAATTCCGTATCCGTTGATCCGAAGAAAAGGTGAAAGAAAGTTTTCACGCTTGACTTGGGATGATGCAATTGACATGATCGCAGGTAAAATGAAAAAACTAAATCCGAAACAATATGCATTTTATTTAACCTCAAGAGGGATCACAAATGAATCGTATTATGTGGCAGCAAAAGTGGCTCGTTTCCTTGGCGCAAACAATATTGATAATGCATCTCGTATTTGTCATTCACCTAGTAAAACAGCACTAAAGCGTTCGATTGGTGTAGGAGCATCGACGGTAAACTATCAAGATTGGATTGGCACAGATGTCCTTTTATTCTGGGGAAGTGTAGCATCTAATAGTTCACCAGTGTCTTCGAAGTACATGTTAGAAGCGAAGAAAAAAGGAACAAAAATTATTATGATCAATCCATATAAAGAACCAGCAATGGAAAAGTACTGGATCCCATCCAATGCAGAATCTGCCCTTTTTGGAACGAAACTTGCTGATGATTTTTACCAAGTAAATATTGGTGGGGATATTGCGTTTATGCACGGAATTATGAAGCATTGGTTTGATATGGAAGAAAATTCGTACGGTTCTGCGGTTAATCATGAATTTGTGGAACAGCATGTGAATGGTTATGAAGAGTTAAAAGCAACAGTAGAAGCGCAAAAATGGGAAGACATAATTAAATCTTCAGGTATTTCGAAAGAGAGAATTATTGAACTAGCGGAATTGCTAGCTAGAAGTAAGAATGCTGTGTTTGCTTGGGCATTAGGATTAACGATGCACTCGTTTGCAACTGATAATATTTCACAAGTGGCAAACCTTGCTCTTTTACGTGGATATTTAGGGCGCAAACATGCGGGACTAATGCCGTTCCGTGGTCACTCTAGCGTACAAGGAAGTGGTGAAATGGGGGCCGACCCATTCGTTCTTCCTGGTGGGGATTTTTATGGTGAAAATATTGAACGAATTGAAAAGCTATGGGGCTTTACACTTCCGAAATGGCAAGGAGATACAGTTGGTATTACACTCGAGAACATTGTGCTTCCAGAAGGTCATGAAAGAAAAGTAAAGCTATATTACATGTCAGGTGGTAACTTTTTAGAAACAATGCCAGACCCTCACTTTGTTGAAAAGGCATTATCGGAACTCGAAATTCGTGTCCATCAAGATATCATTTTAAATACATCGACACTAGTAGATGCAAAAGAAGCGGTCATTGTGTTACCTGCAAAAACCCGCTATGAGCAAGAAGGTGGCGGAACATCAACGTCAACGGAGCGTATGGTATATTTCTCACCTGAAATTGAAGGAAATAAAAATAGAATTGAAGAGGCTCGTACGGAATGGAAGATCTATATCGATCTAGCAAAACGAGTTAATTCTAAAATGGCCCATTTAGTAGACTTCAAAGATGCTAATGATGTAAGAGAAGAGATTGCGAAAGCCAATCCGAGTTATGAGGGGGTTCAACATCTGAAGAAACAAGGAGATGTGTTCCAATGGGGTGGTGCTTGGTTATGTGAGGATGGAATTTGTCCAACTCCAGATGGAAGAGGAAACCTGGTCCCAGTTGAAATCCCTGATCTTGGAAAGAGCAAAGGCCAATACCTTCTAACGACTCGTCGTGGTAAACAATTTAACTCAATGGTGTATAGTAAGAAAGATCCATTTAATGCAGCGAGCCGATATGATGTCTTGATGAATGCAGAAGATGCAAAAACATTAAGTATCGCTGAAGGTGAAGGCGTTGTAGTTTATAACGGATTCGGTGTATTTCAAGGAAGAGCGAAGTTTGTTGACATTGCTCGAGGTAACGTTGAAGTTCACTTCCCTGAAGGTAATTTCTTACTTCCAAGAGGAAGATATGAAAAATTTGCGGGTATTCCAGATTACAACATCGCTGTTTCGGTTGAAAAAGCGGACCGCTTCAATGCTCGTAAAGATCGAAAATATTTAGAAAAGCCAGTTGAAGATTTAGAAACGACAGTTGGATAA
- a CDS encoding DUF2294 domain-containing protein, which yields MNKYEAEFSNLVRSFRKKHMGKGPSKINTKFCKNWAICEMEGNLSPIEKFIATADEGKQMLRAARTEMVKDMYRKNPPAEMEEFLECKFVELFVDINIEKDLGMSIFVFDEDIEEKFCKSNS from the coding sequence ATGAACAAATATGAAGCTGAATTTAGTAATTTAGTTCGCTCGTTTCGAAAAAAACATATGGGGAAAGGCCCGAGTAAGATTAATACGAAGTTTTGTAAAAACTGGGCGATTTGTGAAATGGAGGGCAATCTTTCCCCGATAGAAAAGTTTATTGCAACAGCAGATGAAGGAAAGCAAATGTTACGTGCGGCTAGAACAGAGATGGTCAAGGACATGTACCGGAAAAATCCACCCGCAGAAATGGAAGAATTTCTTGAGTGTAAATTTGTCGAGCTTTTCGTTGATATCAATATCGAAAAAGATCTCGGGATGTCCATCTTTGTATTTGATGAAGACATTGAAGAGAAATTTTGTAAATCAAATAGCTAG
- a CDS encoding OFA family MFS transporter → MNVGKIKNRWLIALAAVGIHISIGSVYAWSVFTNPLQEQFGWSLSAISLTFSIAIAFLGLSAAFMGHFVEKHGPRKSGLVAATFFGIGLIGSGLAINMESLILFYITYGALGGIGLGVGYITPVSTLVKWFPDRRGLATGLAIMGFGFAAMIASPIMANLISSVGIANTFFILGAVYFMIMTLSALYLERPPEGWMPEGFKQQVATGAKKPAADLAQLTANEAIKTKRFYYLWVMLFINVTCGIAILSVASPMAQEIAGLSAAAAATMVGIMGVFNGLGRLGWASVSDYIGRPNVYTAFFAIQIVTFLLLPSLTHAILFQAVLFLILTCYGGGFAAIPAYIGDMFGTKQLGAIHGYILTAWAAAGIVGPILAAWIRETTNSYAGTLYIFAGMFVIALIVSLVIRLDIKKLKEAQDPAEKLAS, encoded by the coding sequence ATGAACGTGGGGAAAATAAAAAATCGGTGGTTAATTGCTTTAGCCGCGGTAGGAATACATATTTCTATAGGATCGGTTTATGCTTGGAGTGTATTTACGAACCCGCTTCAAGAACAATTCGGATGGAGCTTGAGTGCCATTTCGTTAACATTTAGTATTGCGATAGCCTTTCTAGGATTATCTGCGGCATTCATGGGACATTTTGTAGAAAAACATGGACCTAGAAAGTCTGGACTTGTGGCTGCAACATTCTTTGGAATTGGGTTAATCGGTTCGGGACTAGCCATTAATATGGAAAGTTTAATCTTATTTTATATCACATACGGAGCTCTTGGTGGAATTGGACTAGGTGTAGGATATATTACACCTGTATCTACGCTTGTAAAATGGTTCCCTGATCGTCGCGGTCTAGCAACAGGTCTTGCGATTATGGGATTTGGTTTTGCTGCGATGATTGCAAGTCCGATTATGGCAAATTTAATTTCTTCCGTAGGAATAGCGAATACATTTTTCATTTTAGGTGCGGTGTATTTCATGATTATGACGTTATCTGCTCTATATCTTGAACGTCCACCTGAGGGCTGGATGCCTGAAGGATTTAAACAACAAGTTGCTACAGGCGCTAAAAAACCTGCAGCTGATTTAGCACAATTAACGGCAAATGAAGCAATTAAGACGAAACGCTTCTATTATTTATGGGTGATGTTATTTATTAATGTTACATGTGGGATCGCAATTCTTTCGGTTGCGTCACCAATGGCGCAAGAAATTGCGGGGCTTTCGGCCGCAGCTGCAGCAACAATGGTCGGTATCATGGGTGTATTTAATGGTCTAGGACGACTCGGCTGGGCATCGGTTTCAGACTATATCGGACGACCGAATGTGTATACAGCATTTTTTGCGATTCAAATTGTGACATTTTTATTATTACCGAGTCTTACACATGCAATCCTTTTCCAAGCAGTCCTTTTCTTAATTTTAACGTGTTACGGTGGAGGTTTTGCAGCTATTCCAGCCTACATTGGTGATATGTTTGGAACAAAACAATTAGGAGCGATCCACGGTTACATTTTAACAGCATGGGCCGCAGCTGGTATCGTTGGTCCAATTTTAGCTGCGTGGATCCGCGAAACAACAAATAGTTATGCAGGAACACTCTACATTTTCGCAGGAATGTTCGTAATAGCACTTATTGTTTCATTAGTCATACGCCTAGATATTAAAAAGCTTAAAGAAGCGCAAGACCCAGCCGAAAAGCTTGCAAGTTGA
- the fdhD gene encoding formate dehydrogenase accessory sulfurtransferase FdhD has translation MDEQMSRKWPIVKYNNGKFLSIEDEVVSEFPLTVYVNGDEFATIVCSPTHFDEMVIGFLASEGVIRTKDDVKSLKIDESKGFAYVDLHANQITSQQYYSKRFIGSCCGKSRQFYFHNDVRTAKTSTSTTTLTGKQCLDLMKKMQQSSLVFQSTGGVHNAAICDPNDIIVDRSDIGRHNALDKLFGHCIINRIPVRDKVLVFSGRISSEVLTKAAKIGVGIVLSKSAPTDLAIKLAQDLNITAVGFIRGSSFNVYSHPHRIVE, from the coding sequence TTGGATGAACAAATGAGCAGAAAATGGCCTATCGTAAAATACAACAACGGCAAATTCCTCTCCATAGAAGATGAGGTCGTTAGTGAATTCCCATTAACGGTGTACGTCAATGGTGATGAATTTGCAACAATTGTCTGTAGCCCCACACATTTTGATGAGATGGTGATCGGATTTTTAGCGTCTGAAGGTGTCATTCGCACTAAAGATGACGTGAAAAGTTTAAAAATAGATGAAAGTAAAGGATTTGCTTATGTAGACTTGCATGCAAATCAAATAACAAGTCAACAATACTATTCAAAACGATTTATTGGCTCTTGCTGTGGAAAAAGTCGACAATTTTATTTTCACAATGATGTTAGAACAGCTAAAACGTCTACTTCTACTACAACTTTAACAGGAAAGCAATGTCTTGATCTTATGAAAAAGATGCAACAAAGTAGTCTCGTTTTTCAATCTACGGGTGGTGTTCATAATGCTGCGATCTGTGACCCTAACGACATCATAGTTGATCGTTCAGATATTGGCCGTCATAATGCGTTAGATAAACTTTTTGGACATTGTATTATAAACCGCATTCCAGTTCGTGATAAAGTTCTAGTTTTTAGTGGAAGAATCTCTTCAGAAGTTTTAACAAAAGCGGCTAAAATTGGCGTCGGCATCGTTCTTTCGAAATCTGCTCCAACGGATTTAGCGATTAAACTCGCTCAAGATTTAAATATTACAGCGGTTGGATTTATTCGAGGTTCATCATTTAACGTTTACTCCCACCCGCACCGAATCGTGGAGTAG
- the moaA gene encoding GTP 3',8-cyclase MoaA → MVSKSQSVYDQINRPLRDLRISVTDKCNFRCTYCMPAELFGPDYPFLERHEILSFEEIERLTRLFVNSLGVKKIRITGGEPLMRKDLPQLIEKINAIDGVKDIAMTTNGVLLPKHAKALKKAGLMRVSISLDSLDDELFGQINGRGVSVQEVLNGIDAAKEAGLQVKINMVVKRGMNEKEIVPMAKFFREKGHILRYIEFMDVGNTNEWRLDDVYSKNQIIEDIHKDMPLEPIDPNYVGEVATRYRYVGSNDEIGIISSVTDAFCKSCNRARISAEGKLYTCLFSSEGHDLRDVLRSSVSDEEVAKHIQAIWQGRKDQYSVDRSHLKNKRNKVEMSRIGG, encoded by the coding sequence ATCGTGAGTAAAAGCCAAAGTGTCTATGATCAAATTAATCGACCGCTTCGAGATTTACGAATATCAGTAACGGACAAATGTAACTTTCGCTGTACGTATTGCATGCCTGCTGAATTGTTCGGACCTGATTATCCTTTTTTAGAACGGCATGAAATTTTATCATTTGAAGAAATTGAACGGTTAACTCGGCTATTCGTAAACTCTCTCGGTGTCAAAAAAATTAGAATTACAGGTGGAGAACCGTTAATGCGCAAAGATTTACCTCAACTTATTGAGAAAATCAATGCAATTGATGGCGTAAAAGATATTGCGATGACAACTAATGGTGTACTTTTACCAAAGCATGCGAAAGCTTTAAAAAAGGCTGGCTTGATGCGTGTGTCAATAAGCTTAGACTCTCTTGACGATGAGCTATTTGGTCAAATCAATGGCAGAGGGGTATCTGTTCAGGAAGTGCTTAATGGTATTGATGCTGCAAAAGAAGCTGGCTTACAAGTGAAGATTAATATGGTCGTTAAGCGTGGTATGAATGAAAAAGAAATCGTCCCTATGGCGAAGTTTTTCCGTGAAAAAGGCCACATCCTCCGGTATATTGAATTTATGGACGTCGGAAATACGAATGAATGGCGTCTGGATGATGTTTATTCTAAAAATCAAATCATCGAAGATATTCATAAGGATATGCCACTTGAACCGATTGATCCGAATTATGTCGGGGAAGTGGCTACACGTTACCGATACGTTGGTTCGAATGACGAGATTGGCATCATTTCCTCGGTCACAGATGCATTTTGTAAAAGTTGTAATCGAGCTCGTATTTCAGCCGAAGGCAAGCTTTACACATGCCTCTTCTCATCTGAGGGGCATGACTTGCGAGACGTTTTACGATCTTCAGTATCTGATGAAGAAGTTGCAAAACACATCCAAGCCATCTGGCAAGGACGGAAAGATCAATATTCCGTTGACCGCAGTCATCTAAAAAACAAACGCAATAAAGTCGAGATGTCACGAATTGGCGGTTAG
- a CDS encoding group-specific protein: MSSCKLDHPVEDVQKKLADQQAFLPTELYKATKDLLDKPLRQSQLNELFHLLKKYDLASKEDQNERNEKLKGLLSELNS, encoded by the coding sequence ATGAGTTCATGTAAATTAGATCATCCAGTGGAAGATGTTCAAAAGAAACTTGCTGATCAACAGGCTTTTTTACCAACGGAGTTATACAAAGCAACGAAAGATCTCTTAGACAAACCTCTTCGTCAATCACAACTTAATGAGTTATTTCATTTACTTAAGAAGTACGACTTAGCATCTAAAGAAGATCAAAACGAGCGCAACGAGAAGCTGAAAGGTCTTCTTTCTGAGCTTAACTCATAA
- a CDS encoding TRAP transporter small permease codes for MPESYFKSYKVFNRIKFIGLIISGMGIFLMMVFIVGDVLSRNFFNKSIPGGYEIVRNYFMPVSIFPALAYAYSTGIFPRITMVVSRFSKNYQRFNVIVMLAAEGILFTLLAWYGLQYALEGVREGLAFPAGGKLYPLYPFIFLVPIGAGLLIIEVIFILIKNLYEKEPSMRVLEDQNEENYSS; via the coding sequence ATGCCAGAGTCATATTTTAAAAGTTATAAAGTTTTTAATAGAATAAAATTTATTGGTTTGATAATAAGTGGGATGGGCATATTTCTAATGATGGTATTTATTGTAGGGGATGTATTAAGTCGGAACTTTTTTAATAAATCCATACCTGGAGGTTATGAAATAGTACGGAACTATTTTATGCCAGTATCTATTTTTCCAGCATTAGCTTACGCATATAGTACGGGAATTTTTCCTCGAATTACAATGGTCGTTTCACGATTCAGTAAAAACTATCAAAGGTTTAATGTGATAGTTATGTTAGCTGCAGAAGGAATATTGTTTACTTTACTTGCTTGGTATGGATTGCAATATGCTTTAGAAGGTGTAAGAGAAGGGCTTGCCTTTCCAGCTGGAGGGAAACTTTATCCACTTTACCCATTTATATTTCTCGTACCAATAGGAGCTGGATTACTAATAATTGAAGTGATCTTTATACTCATAAAGAACCTTTATGAAAAGGAACCTAGTATGAGAGTATTAGAAGATCAAAATGAAGAAAATTATTCTTCATAG
- a CDS encoding TRAP transporter large permease, producing the protein MPDILLVALVGLIFFFLLLSGLYIHSVLLGVGLIGLLLIGRGQIIPGFLGNDPFLSAASYTLTTIPLFLLMAQFILKAGIVKDFFTIVYNISRGKKGLLGALTIIVGGFLGAVSGSGTATAASLGQVAVPELQKHGYRSDLAGAIAAVGGSLSGIIPPSIILILYGVITETPIGALFIGAVIPGFMIMFVFIMCMFYALARADKANPVETKTAPKNKPISTTRVITVLLVGAFISFVIFGGIYTGFVTPTEAGAVGAFAAFLAALILGQVNKNFLIESLTDTVKVTVMVILILIGAKIFSRFVSLSLLPRKLVDMIGGLLEYPVLVLGLLTIVFFLLFMFIEGAAVILMTLPVLLPIIQMMDVDVLWFGVFISVICTLGLITPPVGLSVYAVSGVSKIGLESIFRYTTVFAVVVAIVVCGLLILFPGLATWLPSTM; encoded by the coding sequence ATGCCTGATATTTTATTAGTAGCACTTGTTGGACTTATATTCTTCTTTTTATTATTATCGGGGTTGTACATTCATTCTGTTTTGTTGGGTGTCGGCCTTATTGGATTATTACTCATCGGAAGAGGACAAATTATACCAGGATTTTTAGGAAATGATCCATTTTTATCAGCTGCGAGTTATACACTTACCACGATCCCACTTTTTCTTCTAATGGCTCAATTCATTTTAAAGGCTGGTATTGTTAAGGATTTTTTTACAATTGTATATAATATTTCGAGAGGAAAAAAAGGGTTGTTAGGGGCATTAACAATAATAGTCGGTGGATTTTTAGGTGCTGTATCAGGCTCAGGCACAGCAACAGCTGCTTCACTAGGACAGGTAGCTGTACCAGAACTACAAAAACATGGATATCGAAGTGATTTAGCGGGAGCTATTGCAGCAGTTGGAGGATCGCTTTCTGGTATCATACCACCGAGTATCATCCTTATTTTATATGGGGTTATTACAGAGACACCGATCGGTGCTCTTTTCATTGGAGCAGTAATACCAGGGTTTATGATTATGTTTGTCTTTATTATGTGTATGTTCTATGCGTTAGCTAGAGCTGATAAGGCAAATCCTGTGGAGACAAAAACGGCACCAAAAAATAAACCGATAAGTACAACAAGAGTAATTACCGTTCTCCTAGTTGGTGCTTTCATTTCATTTGTTATTTTTGGTGGTATCTACACAGGGTTTGTTACACCTACAGAAGCTGGTGCAGTAGGCGCTTTTGCTGCTTTTCTTGCAGCACTTATCTTAGGACAGGTAAATAAAAACTTTTTAATAGAATCTCTAACAGATACTGTTAAGGTTACCGTTATGGTGATTCTAATATTAATTGGGGCAAAGATTTTTAGTCGATTTGTATCGTTATCATTACTACCTAGGAAGCTAGTTGATATGATTGGAGGTTTGTTAGAATACCCTGTCCTTGTTCTAGGCCTTCTAACAATAGTTTTTTTCCTCCTATTTATGTTTATTGAAGGTGCTGCTGTTATTTTAATGACATTACCTGTTCTACTACCTATTATTCAAATGATGGATGTTGATGTTTTATGGTTTGGGGTGTTTATTTCAGTTATTTGTACTTTAGGTTTAATAACGCCACCTGTTGGATTAAGCGTTTACGCGGTTTCCGGTGTAAGTAAAATTGGCTTAGAGAGTATTTTTAGGTACACTACAGTATTTGCTGTTGTTGTTGCAATTGTAGTGTGTGGATTACTAATTCTTTTCCCAGGACTTGCTACATGGTTACCGAGTACAATGTAA